A window of the Candidatus Eisenbacteria bacterium genome harbors these coding sequences:
- a CDS encoding T9SS type A sorting domain-containing protein: MHRFGNAASLRQAPLFAALLLGLAVCVSSPPASAEPPPTFELEWSTTPYGSALSIPTGITVDNEGNVTVSERSPQLIMSFTPTGTFRTAWEVPGSGTCFPQPLGLDVDGSGNTWITDFACSRIAKFDPNHAFVGALTGFSRPGGVAVGPDGSVYVADTFNHRIRKFMNDAFVLGWGSMGSDPGQFNTPWDVATDAAGNVYVLDSFNQRVQVFNSSGVLLRMFGEAGFGVDHLIQPMGLAVDATLNVYVADTGNNQIVKFGPTGERLAVWGGYGFSPGQMIAPNDVTVDAAGHVYVVDSGNRRIQRFAAPLVAGLHVEPRTLNVRSGGRWVTAYIEPPAPYLPADISIESLTLNGVSVDVAAPVGTDDLDGDGIAELVVRFSREALVATAPGGATEMTLRLAGTVSGSNFTGEDIVKVVGNGDILTWDPGLGSAQSMPGAGSEKLELRAIIPNPVRAGSSMSVAFSARADAPAVLELIDLSGRRVTRAELSTGGQGWRSAKVPLERALPSGLYLVRITQHSQVATAKLAVID, from the coding sequence ATGCATCGCTTCGGAAACGCCGCAAGCCTTCGACAGGCTCCTTTGTTCGCCGCGCTTCTCTTGGGCTTGGCCGTCTGTGTCTCGAGCCCGCCGGCGAGCGCGGAGCCACCGCCGACGTTCGAGCTCGAATGGTCCACGACACCGTACGGCAGCGCGCTGTCCATTCCCACCGGCATCACCGTCGACAACGAGGGGAACGTGACGGTCAGCGAGCGCTCGCCACAACTCATCATGTCCTTCACCCCAACCGGGACGTTTCGGACAGCCTGGGAGGTGCCTGGGTCCGGCACCTGCTTCCCCCAGCCATTGGGACTGGATGTGGATGGAAGTGGGAACACCTGGATCACCGACTTCGCTTGTAGTCGTATCGCGAAGTTCGACCCGAATCATGCGTTCGTCGGAGCTCTCACCGGTTTCTCTCGGCCCGGTGGAGTCGCGGTCGGGCCGGATGGCAGCGTGTACGTGGCGGACACCTTCAATCACCGGATCCGGAAGTTCATGAACGACGCATTCGTCCTGGGCTGGGGAAGCATGGGATCCGACCCTGGGCAATTCAACACCCCCTGGGACGTCGCGACGGACGCTGCCGGCAACGTGTACGTGCTGGACTCCTTCAACCAGCGGGTCCAGGTGTTCAACAGCTCAGGGGTGCTGCTCAGGATGTTCGGCGAGGCCGGATTCGGGGTCGACCATCTCATCCAGCCGATGGGTCTGGCCGTGGATGCCACGTTGAATGTCTACGTCGCCGATACGGGAAACAATCAGATCGTGAAGTTCGGACCCACCGGCGAGCGGCTGGCGGTCTGGGGTGGCTATGGCTTCAGCCCCGGCCAGATGATCGCGCCCAACGACGTGACGGTCGACGCCGCCGGGCACGTGTACGTCGTGGACAGCGGCAACAGGAGGATCCAGAGGTTCGCGGCGCCGCTCGTCGCGGGTCTGCACGTCGAGCCGCGCACGCTCAACGTTCGATCCGGAGGCCGCTGGGTGACCGCTTACATCGAGCCGCCAGCGCCTTATCTCCCGGCGGACATCAGCATCGAGTCGCTGACCCTCAATGGCGTGTCGGTCGATGTGGCCGCCCCGGTCGGCACCGACGATCTCGACGGTGACGGCATCGCCGAGCTCGTCGTGCGCTTCTCGAGGGAAGCCCTCGTCGCCACCGCACCGGGGGGAGCCACGGAGATGACCCTGAGACTCGCGGGTACGGTGTCGGGGTCGAACTTCACCGGCGAGGACATCGTCAAAGTCGTGGGCAACGGCGACATCCTGACCTGGGACCCGGGATTGGGATCGGCGCAATCGATGCCGGGAGCAGGCTCGGAGAAGCTCGAGCTGCGGGCCATCATCCCCAACCCGGTACGTGCGGGCTCGTCCATGAGCGTGGCCTTCAGCGCTCGCGCCGACGCGCCCGCCGTGCTCGAGCTCATCGACCTGTCGGGCCGACGGGTGACGCGAGCCGAGCTGAGCACCGGAGGGCAAGGATGGAGGAGCGCCAAGGTCCCGCTCGAGCGCGCGCTTCCGTCGGGTCTCTATCTGGTACGGATCACCCAGCATTCACAGGTGGCCACGGCTAAGCTCGCAGTGATCGATTAG
- a CDS encoding TlpA disulfide reductase family protein produces the protein MRARIAIPLIAVVGLAMWVWRAELFTVARPGDAPRPLIARPDAERTKAAFDVVLPAVPAGMHRLHAGEEVLLIHYWAPWERHSREQARDLDSLRREPSLEGLRVVIACSDPFPSVARYVARQRLRLPVLLDGPGELRRALPCPSIPYTYVLDRSGRIAVAQAGEVDWWDPRTLATMKTLLAEEPPKPTTPA, from the coding sequence ATGAGAGCCCGCATCGCGATCCCGTTGATCGCGGTGGTGGGGCTGGCGATGTGGGTGTGGCGCGCCGAGCTGTTCACCGTCGCCCGCCCCGGCGACGCCCCTCGCCCATTGATCGCGCGCCCCGATGCCGAGCGCACGAAAGCCGCCTTCGACGTCGTGCTGCCCGCGGTCCCCGCGGGCATGCACCGCTTGCACGCGGGAGAGGAAGTGCTGCTCATCCACTACTGGGCGCCCTGGGAGCGCCACTCACGCGAGCAGGCCCGGGATCTCGACTCCTTGCGGCGCGAGCCCTCGCTCGAGGGCCTGCGCGTGGTGATCGCGTGCAGCGATCCCTTTCCCTCGGTGGCTCGCTACGTGGCCCGCCAGCGCCTGCGACTTCCCGTGCTGCTGGACGGCCCGGGCGAGCTGCGCCGGGCGCTTCCGTGCCCGAGCATCCCCTATACCTACGTGCTCGACCGCTCGGGCCGCATCGCCGTCGCCCAGGCGGGCGAGGTGGACTGGTGGGACCCTCGGACGCTGGCCACCATGAAAACGCTGCTCGCCGAGGAACCTCCAAAGCCCACCACGCCCGCCTGA